The sequence ATATTTGGCCTGAACTCCATTTTTCAGCCACTTTTCTCCATTCACCATTTTTCCATACTCACCAATGGTTAATCCATAGACAACCGGAACTTCATGCATTCCCACAAAACTAGCCCATTTTTTTCTCAAAACAGGTCCGTCAGTATATCCATCATGTGGATTGGGACGGTCCAGGACCATTACTTCAACATTGTTTTCAGCACCCGCTTCCATTAGATAAGCTAAAGTAGAAATATAAGTATAGAATCTCACTCCTACATCCTGAATATCAAAAACCACAAGATCAATTCCTGCCAATTGTTCAGGCTTCGGTTTTTTATTACTGGCATACAGGGAAACAATAGGAATTCCGGTCTTCACGTCTACTCCATTTTTTATTTTTGCTCCTGCATCAGCATCTCCTCTGAAACCATGCTCAGGCGCAAAAATAGCTTTGATCTTTATTCCATTCTTGACTAAAAAATCTACCAAATGAGTTCTGTCATTCATTAAGCCTGTCTGATTCGTCACTACTCCAATGGTTTTATCCTTCAATAGAGGTAGATAAAGCTCAGGTTGATCTGCCCCGGTTTTAAAATCTGGCTGAACTTGAGTTTGAGAATAATATTGGTTGAATACTCCTAAAAAAATTAGGCAAATCAGAAGTAAATTTTTAATTTTGAAATCTAAATTCATAAGCTTGAAGTTTCCTTTATATTTCTCTAGAAAAATAGCGTTTTCCAAAGATAACAAAAATAACCTTTCAAGGGTTATCATCTTCATTGGCAGGCTTTCCGTAGCACTGGGAATTATTGTTTCTCTAATTACTGTAGCCACCGGATTTGGTTCTAAAAAAGCTATTAAAGAGAGACTGGCAGATTTCAGCGGACATATCACAGTAAGATCTACCCGATCCAACTCTTCCTATAATACTTCGGTTTTGGATAATCAGGGACTGAATATTGCCAAGATCAAAGAGCTTCCGGATGTGGAAACGATCCAAAAATATGTAACGGTTACCGGAATTATGCGTAATGAACATAATTTTGCAGGAATTATATTTAAAGGAATTGGAAAGGATTTCGACAGTTTAAGGTTTAAAAAATTCCTTATTGCCGGAACTACTCCCAAGGTGACAGAAGTAGGGTTCAACAATGATGTTGCTATTTCACAAAAAATAGCCAATGATCTTCACCTTAAAGTTAATGACAGTATCGTTACTGTCTTCTTAAAAGCCGATCAAAAACCTCTTTACCGAAAGTTTAAAATTATCGGAATCTACAGAACAGACATTAAGCTCATCGATGAACAGTTTGTTATTGGTGGAATTAATCATGCGAGAAAAATTCAGGATATGAAACCTGATGAAATTGGCGGAATTGATATTTTCCTGAAAAATGTCAATGATATTGATAAAGATTTTCCAGACATTGAAAAACTGATCGGTTATAAAAACTATGCTGAAAAGGCAACAGAAAAATTTCCACAAATCACTGACTGGATAAGCATCTTTGATACCAATATTGCGCTCATCATCATCATCATGCTGGTTGTAGTGGTTATCAATATTATTATGGTCCTTCTGATCCTTATTATTGAAAGAACCAACTCCATTGGTTTACTTAAGACTTTAGGTGCAAGCAATGCTCAAATCAGGGCTACTTTTATCAATTATACCCTTATCATTATGATCCCTGGGCTTTTATATGGGAATGCTATTGGGTTGGGATTGATTCTTATTCAGAAATTCTTTGGAGTGATTAAACTTAATCCGGAAAATTACTACGTAAGCACAGTACCGGTAGATCTTAACCCTATTGCTATCATTTCTATTTCATTAGGGATTTTGGTGATATCTGCTCTTGCCTTAATTATTCCGAGTTATCTGATCAGTAAGATTTCTCCGGTGAAAGCCATTAAGTATAATTAACCTTATTATTAGGTTTAAAATTAAGCTTTTACTCATCTGTTTTGAGTTTTAATCACTCATGATCTCCATACAGATAATTTTAAAAGCATTATCTTTGCACCGCATATAAAACATTTATGAAATACGCAAAAAATATCCTTGAAACTATAGGAAACACACCATTGGTAAAACTTAACAATGTACTGGGTGAAGATTTTCCAGCATTAGTTTTAGCAAAAGTTGAGACATTCAACCCTGGGAACTCTGTAAAGGACAGAATGGCTCTTAAAATGATCGAAGATGCCGAGAAAGACGGCAGATTAAAACCTGGAGGAACCATTATTGAGGGAACTTCCGGAAATACAGGAATGGGATTGGCATTAGCTGCCATCATCAAGGGGTACAAATGTATCTTTGTAACCAATTCCAAACAATCTAAAGAAAAGTGTGATATTCTTCGTGCTGTAGGTGCTGAAGTAATTGTTTGCCCTACGGATGTGAAGCCTACAGATCCGCGCTCTTATTATTCGGTATCGAAAAGACTGGCTAAAGAAACAGAAAACGGTTGGTATGTAAACCAATATGACAATCTATCCAACAGAACTGCTCACTATGAGTCTACAGCACCTGAGATCTGGGAACAGACGGAAGGAAAACTGACTCACTTTGTAGCAGGAGCAGGAACTGGAGGAACTATTACAGGATGTGGAACATTCTTCAAGGAAAAAAATAAGGATATTAAGATAATCGGAGTTGACACTTATGGTTCTATCCTTAAGGAGTTCCACGAAACCGGAGAATTACACTACGACCACGCGTATACGTACATCACGGAAGGAATTGGAGAAGATATCATCCCTGAAAACTATGATATGTCTGTTATTGATCACTTTGAAAAAGTAACGGATAAGGACGGAGCGATCTATGCAAGAAAACTGGCTAAAGAAGAAGGAATTTTCTGCGGATATTCTGCAGGAAGTGCTATCGCTTCATTAATACAGATGAAAGATCAGTTCACTAAAGATGATGTTATCGTAGTTTTACTTCACGACCACGGTTCACGATATGTAGGTAAGATCTACAATGATGAGTGGATGAAGGAAATGGGCTGGCTGGAATAAGCCATAAGACTATATTATAAAATAAAAATCAGAGCGTTGCTCTGATTTTTTTATGATTGTATTCTATCTTTTAAAATGGTCTTGAGTAAAGAATAGTCTCTTTCACTCATTGATTTTCTGGGAAACATATAGTTGTATTTTCCTTCAAGGGAAATGAAATCATGGCTGCTGTCAAAAAACGTAAAATCCTTCCATTCACTCGTTTCTTTTTCACCATCAATATTGACTGTGAAAAAATTCTGTTCAATTCTGATTTCGTAAGCCTTACACTTTTCCAAAATATTCAGGTAGTGATTAACCTGCTTTTTCCATCTTGAGACCTTATTAACACTTACAGATAAGTAAACAACACAAAGCAACAAGATAAAACTAAAAAAGTACAAGATACCTTGGCTTTCCTTGTTGAAATTATCTTTCAGAAGAAATGCAATCAGTAAAATAACAGCAGCAGCAATGGTTGTTATTGTTTTACTTTTTGTGGTAGGAGAAAAAAGCAGACTCCCTTGATTTCCGCTAAAATAAATATCTTCAAAAATCGCTCTCTCAGGTTTTAAAGTAATCACTTTTTCCTCACTCATAATATTGTTGCTTTAAAAAGCTACAAAACTAAGCTAAATATCTTCATATTGGTCACTGATAGCCGAAAGTTTGTTCATCAGCTCTCTGTTTCTCCGTTTTAAAGCATCCAGTTTTTTCAAC is a genomic window of Chryseobacterium nakagawai containing:
- a CDS encoding exo-beta-N-acetylmuramidase NamZ family protein; protein product: MNLDFKIKNLLLICLIFLGVFNQYYSQTQVQPDFKTGADQPELYLPLLKDKTIGVVTNQTGLMNDRTHLVDFLVKNGIKIKAIFAPEHGFRGDADAGAKIKNGVDVKTGIPIVSLYASNKKPKPEQLAGIDLVVFDIQDVGVRFYTYISTLAYLMEAGAENNVEVMVLDRPNPHDGYTDGPVLRKKWASFVGMHEVPVVYGLTIGEYGKMVNGEKWLKNGVQAKYTLIPMKNYHKKQRYPMLDKPSPNLPNDKAINLYPSLCFFEGTQVSVGRGTDQPFQIYGSPWTENLPYKFTPKPSYGAKDPFLNGKLCYGEDLSNYPKDLRELNLEWIIKAYQNYKNPQLDFFLKNLWFDTLSGTDEFRKQIIAGKSIPEIKASWKKDLEDFEKIRIRYVVYED
- a CDS encoding PLP-dependent cysteine synthase family protein, whose translation is MKYAKNILETIGNTPLVKLNNVLGEDFPALVLAKVETFNPGNSVKDRMALKMIEDAEKDGRLKPGGTIIEGTSGNTGMGLALAAIIKGYKCIFVTNSKQSKEKCDILRAVGAEVIVCPTDVKPTDPRSYYSVSKRLAKETENGWYVNQYDNLSNRTAHYESTAPEIWEQTEGKLTHFVAGAGTGGTITGCGTFFKEKNKDIKIIGVDTYGSILKEFHETGELHYDHAYTYITEGIGEDIIPENYDMSVIDHFEKVTDKDGAIYARKLAKEEGIFCGYSAGSAIASLIQMKDQFTKDDVIVVLLHDHGSRYVGKIYNDEWMKEMGWLE
- a CDS encoding ABC transporter permease; the encoded protein is MKFPLYFSRKIAFSKDNKNNLSRVIIFIGRLSVALGIIVSLITVATGFGSKKAIKERLADFSGHITVRSTRSNSSYNTSVLDNQGLNIAKIKELPDVETIQKYVTVTGIMRNEHNFAGIIFKGIGKDFDSLRFKKFLIAGTTPKVTEVGFNNDVAISQKIANDLHLKVNDSIVTVFLKADQKPLYRKFKIIGIYRTDIKLIDEQFVIGGINHARKIQDMKPDEIGGIDIFLKNVNDIDKDFPDIEKLIGYKNYAEKATEKFPQITDWISIFDTNIALIIIIMLVVVVINIIMVLLILIIERTNSIGLLKTLGASNAQIRATFINYTLIIMIPGLLYGNAIGLGLILIQKFFGVIKLNPENYYVSTVPVDLNPIAIISISLGILVISALALIIPSYLISKISPVKAIKYN